The Microbacterium paraoxydans genome includes a window with the following:
- a CDS encoding SURF1 family protein, with protein sequence MLRGRWIAMLLLCLVVAGVFAWLGQWQLERAIETDPPAPGATEQVRPLDEVVEPGEYLPEPLVGQRVETEGVWIPGDFLVVGSRFNDGAEGYWVTGQLRVDERVSLAVAIGWAPDREAADAAVERLEAEADGGVVPVAGRIISDEGPAVPPRSDPEQMDRMSPAALLSRWHDTEQLDVYRPYLAATTATAGLVDIASPAPDEQSPVNWLNVFYAAEWVIFAGFAFYLWYRLAKDAWEREVEEFDEAQGSAAP encoded by the coding sequence ATGCTGCGGGGACGCTGGATCGCGATGCTGCTGCTGTGCCTGGTCGTCGCCGGCGTGTTCGCCTGGCTCGGTCAGTGGCAGCTGGAGCGGGCGATCGAGACCGATCCTCCGGCGCCGGGGGCGACGGAGCAGGTCCGACCGCTCGACGAGGTCGTGGAGCCGGGGGAGTACCTGCCCGAGCCCCTCGTCGGACAGCGCGTGGAGACCGAGGGCGTCTGGATCCCCGGAGACTTCCTCGTCGTGGGCAGCCGCTTCAACGACGGCGCCGAGGGGTACTGGGTCACCGGTCAGCTCCGCGTCGACGAGCGCGTCTCGCTGGCGGTGGCGATCGGCTGGGCGCCGGATCGCGAGGCCGCCGATGCCGCGGTGGAGCGCCTCGAAGCCGAGGCGGACGGCGGCGTGGTCCCCGTCGCCGGTCGCATCATCTCGGATGAGGGGCCGGCGGTGCCTCCGCGCTCGGATCCGGAGCAGATGGACCGGATGTCGCCGGCCGCTCTCCTGAGCCGCTGGCACGACACCGAGCAGCTCGACGTCTACCGTCCCTACCTGGCCGCCACGACCGCGACCGCGGGACTCGTGGACATCGCCTCCCCGGCGCCCGACGAGCAGTCGCCGGTCAACTGGCTCAACGTGTTCTACGCCGCCGAGTGGGTCATCTTCGCCGGCTTCGCGTTCTACCTCTGGTACCGCCTGGCGAAGGACGCCTGGGAGCGCGAGGTGGAGGAGTTCGACGAGGCGCAGGGCTCCGCGGCTCCCTGA
- a CDS encoding response regulator, whose protein sequence is MTGRPLALVVEDAPDQATLLGRYLDREGFDVFVAPDAESAIAAFPDIDPQVAVLDLLLPGISGQACCRLIHERYPECFLIVSSVLDVAEYPPADAALPKPITGADLHRAVERVPR, encoded by the coding sequence ATGACCGGACGGCCGCTCGCCCTGGTCGTCGAGGACGCTCCGGATCAGGCGACCCTCCTGGGGCGGTACCTCGACCGGGAGGGCTTCGACGTGTTCGTCGCGCCCGATGCGGAGTCTGCCATCGCCGCCTTCCCGGACATCGACCCCCAGGTCGCCGTCCTGGACCTGCTGCTCCCGGGCATCTCCGGGCAGGCCTGCTGCCGCCTGATCCACGAACGCTATCCGGAGTGCTTCCTCATCGTCAGCTCGGTGCTGGACGTCGCGGAGTACCCGCCGGCGGACGCGGCCCTGCCGAAGCCGATCACCGGGGCCGACCTGCATCGCGCCGTGGAACGGGTCCCGCGATGA
- a CDS encoding AbrB/MazE/SpoVT family DNA-binding domain-containing protein has protein sequence MDTTFVAPMGDRGRLVIPAELRARQHWDQGVPLLMIEAEGGVVLLTREQAKALIRSQLEGQSVLEALLAERRAAAAQDDAA, from the coding sequence ATGGATACCACCTTCGTCGCTCCGATGGGAGACCGCGGCCGTCTGGTGATTCCGGCTGAGCTGCGCGCGCGGCAGCACTGGGATCAGGGCGTTCCCCTCCTGATGATCGAAGCGGAGGGTGGCGTCGTCCTCCTCACTCGCGAACAGGCGAAGGCGCTCATCCGCAGTCAGCTCGAGGGGCAGAGCGTCCTGGAGGCTCTGCTCGCCGAGCGCCGCGCGGCCGCTGCGCAGGACGACGCGGCGTGA
- a CDS encoding ABC-F family ATP-binding cassette domain-containing protein: protein MGYIDASGVSLTLPDGRPLLDEVSFRVGAGSTSALIGPNGAGKTTLLRIIRGEQPADDGVVTIDGGLGVMDQFVGHGEPGQTVHELLVRVAPTRLRAAAEALEAAENALIDRDEHDTQMAYASAIAEYADAGGYEHETVWDQCTVAALGVPFERARYRELTSLSGGEQKRLALEALLRGPDEVLLLDEPDNYLDVPTKRWLEERLRATDKTVLLVSHDRELLARAADRLITLEPGAAGSTAWVHGGSFATYNQARTDRMDRLDELRRRWDEQHEKLRVLVANLKVKASANDGFASRYQAAQTRLRKFEEAGPPEERPPAQEFDMRLRGARTGKRAVVADRLELTGLMRPFDTEIWYGDRLGVLGSNGSGKSHFLRLLACGGTDPDPSLGHVTAVAEELRPVAHTGRAVLGARVVPGLFAQTHAHPEFVGRTLLEILHRGDDLRDGMPRDAASSALDRYGLVRQAQQPFESLSGGQQARFQVLLLELSGATLLLLDEPTDNLDLESAEALEEALGRFEGTVVAVTHDRWFARSFDRFLVFGTDGEVYESDEPVWDERRVARAR, encoded by the coding sequence GTGGGGTACATCGACGCATCCGGAGTCTCGCTGACGCTTCCCGATGGCAGACCTCTTCTCGACGAGGTGTCGTTCCGTGTCGGGGCGGGCTCGACGAGTGCTCTCATCGGACCGAACGGTGCCGGGAAGACGACGCTGCTGCGGATCATCCGCGGCGAGCAGCCGGCCGACGACGGGGTCGTGACCATCGACGGCGGCCTCGGCGTCATGGACCAGTTCGTCGGACACGGCGAGCCGGGCCAGACCGTGCACGAGCTGCTCGTGCGGGTGGCTCCCACCCGCCTCCGTGCCGCCGCGGAGGCGCTGGAGGCCGCGGAGAACGCCCTCATCGACCGCGACGAGCACGACACCCAGATGGCCTACGCCTCCGCGATCGCCGAGTACGCGGATGCCGGCGGCTACGAGCACGAGACCGTGTGGGACCAGTGCACCGTGGCGGCGCTCGGCGTGCCGTTCGAGCGGGCGCGCTACCGCGAGCTCACCTCCCTCTCCGGCGGCGAGCAGAAGCGGCTCGCCCTGGAAGCGCTGCTGCGCGGCCCGGACGAGGTGCTCCTGCTCGACGAGCCGGACAACTACCTCGACGTGCCGACCAAGCGATGGCTCGAGGAGCGGCTGCGCGCCACCGACAAGACCGTGCTGCTGGTCTCGCACGACCGCGAACTCCTCGCCAGGGCCGCCGATCGTCTGATCACGCTGGAGCCCGGCGCGGCGGGGTCGACCGCCTGGGTGCACGGCGGGAGCTTCGCCACCTATAACCAGGCGCGCACCGATCGGATGGACCGGCTCGACGAGCTGCGCCGACGGTGGGACGAGCAGCACGAGAAGCTCCGCGTCCTCGTCGCGAACCTCAAGGTCAAGGCGTCCGCGAACGACGGCTTCGCGTCCCGCTACCAGGCGGCGCAGACGCGGCTGCGGAAGTTCGAGGAGGCGGGCCCGCCCGAGGAGCGGCCCCCGGCGCAGGAGTTCGACATGCGCCTCCGCGGCGCCAGGACCGGCAAGCGGGCCGTCGTCGCGGACCGGCTGGAGCTGACCGGCCTCATGCGTCCGTTCGACACCGAGATCTGGTACGGCGACCGCCTCGGCGTGCTCGGCTCCAACGGCTCGGGCAAGTCGCACTTCCTGCGGCTGCTGGCCTGCGGCGGCACCGACCCGGACCCGTCCCTCGGGCACGTGACCGCGGTCGCGGAGGAGCTCCGTCCCGTCGCGCACACGGGGCGTGCGGTGCTGGGCGCCCGCGTGGTGCCGGGGCTCTTCGCGCAGACCCACGCGCATCCGGAGTTCGTCGGCCGCACCCTGCTCGAGATCCTGCACCGCGGGGACGACCTCCGAGACGGGATGCCCCGCGACGCGGCGAGTTCGGCGCTGGACAGATACGGCCTCGTCCGCCAGGCCCAGCAGCCGTTCGAATCGCTCTCCGGCGGACAGCAGGCGCGGTTCCAGGTGCTCCTGCTCGAGCTCTCCGGCGCGACCCTGCTCCTCCTCGACGAGCCCACCGACAACCTCGACCTCGAGTCGGCCGAGGCGCTGGAGGAGGCGCTCGGACGCTTCGAGGGCACCGTGGTGGCGGTCACGCACGACCGGTGGTTCGCGCGCTCCTTCGACAGGTTCCTCGTGTTCGGCACGGACGGCGAGGTCTACGAGTCCGACGAGCCGGTGTGGGACGAGCGGCGGGTGGCGCGTGCGCGCTGA
- a CDS encoding type II toxin-antitoxin system VapC family toxin has translation MTVLDASAVLAFLQDEPGAARVEQALDGGVIGAANWSEVAQKVRAAGADWGIASGLLLSYRLTIEPVSHRDAERAAALWARGTGLSLGDRLCLALAERMDAAVLTADRAWGDGGRIEQLRP, from the coding sequence GTGACGGTCCTCGACGCGTCGGCTGTGCTGGCATTCCTTCAGGACGAGCCCGGTGCCGCCCGCGTGGAGCAGGCTCTCGATGGCGGCGTCATCGGTGCGGCGAACTGGTCGGAGGTGGCCCAGAAGGTGCGCGCCGCCGGGGCCGACTGGGGCATCGCCTCCGGACTCCTCCTCAGCTATCGTCTGACGATCGAGCCCGTCTCGCATCGCGACGCGGAAAGGGCGGCAGCGCTCTGGGCCCGGGGCACCGGGCTCTCTCTCGGAGACCGGTTGTGCCTGGCGCTCGCCGAACGGATGGACGCGGCGGTGCTGACCGCGGACCGGGCATGGGGCGACGGCGGGCGCATCGAGCAGCTACGACCGTAG
- a CDS encoding PHP domain-containing protein encodes MSHPALRGDHHVHSTFSDDAVSTLEENVAAAAAVGLDTVRLVDHVRQGTTWVPEYLAAVRGLSVPDGLTVLTGVEAKILDASGALDIPALPAGIDRILIADHQFPGVDGPLGPTAVRERIAAGWAPADVLDQFVDAVIATMRRHPGNQLAHCFSILPKIGLAEEELGGERLDAWARAAAETDTLVEVNEKWVCPGAEALNALERAGAGIVASTDSHVAADVGRYSRIVPLLTGTEGR; translated from the coding sequence GTGAGTCATCCCGCCCTGCGCGGAGACCACCACGTCCACTCCACGTTCTCCGACGACGCGGTCTCCACCCTGGAGGAGAACGTCGCCGCGGCTGCGGCCGTCGGTCTCGACACCGTCCGTCTCGTCGACCACGTGCGGCAGGGCACGACCTGGGTGCCGGAGTACCTCGCCGCCGTCCGCGGCCTGTCCGTCCCGGACGGGCTGACCGTGCTCACCGGAGTGGAGGCGAAGATCCTCGACGCCTCGGGCGCGCTCGACATCCCGGCGCTTCCGGCGGGCATCGACCGGATCCTCATCGCCGATCATCAGTTCCCCGGCGTGGACGGGCCGCTCGGACCCACCGCGGTCCGCGAGCGCATCGCCGCGGGCTGGGCGCCGGCCGACGTCCTCGACCAGTTCGTGGACGCCGTCATCGCCACCATGCGCCGCCATCCGGGCAACCAGCTCGCGCACTGCTTCTCGATCCTGCCGAAGATCGGCCTCGCGGAGGAGGAGCTCGGGGGCGAGCGCCTCGACGCGTGGGCGCGAGCCGCCGCCGAGACGGACACGCTCGTCGAGGTCAACGAGAAATGGGTGTGCCCCGGGGCGGAGGCGCTGAACGCCCTGGAGCGCGCGGGCGCCGGCATCGTGGCCTCCACCGACAGCCACGTGGCCGCAGACGTCGGCCGGTATTCCCGCATCGTCCCGCTGCTCACCGGGACGGAAGGACGCTGA
- a CDS encoding ATP-grasp domain-containing protein — MTKRVLVTGAGGPAGVAVIRSLLRRSDLTVFAADMDGWASGIYLVPPAQRRLVPPGRDADFVPAIARMVAEDGLDLVISTVDVELIALADRRDELAPAVLAAPPADTLHTALDKLALAERCAPTGRVPRTVLAGPDAAEVAWEFPVFAKPRQGAGSRGVRLVPDAEALAALPTDEGLIVQDFLPGEEYSVDVIADASGGVVAAVPRTRARVDSGVAIAGRTLRDPELEETAAAIARAIGLVGVANVQLRRDRDGRAVLLEVNPRFPGALPLTIAAGVDIPSLVADLFLGREIPVQVPFREVASVRFLEDVIVEVDDVLVSAHAGHQEEL; from the coding sequence ATGACGAAGCGCGTACTGGTCACCGGAGCCGGGGGCCCCGCCGGAGTCGCGGTGATCCGCTCCCTGCTGCGCCGGTCCGATCTGACGGTCTTCGCGGCCGACATGGACGGCTGGGCGAGCGGCATCTACCTCGTCCCGCCGGCGCAGCGTCGTCTGGTTCCCCCGGGGCGGGATGCGGACTTCGTGCCGGCGATCGCGCGGATGGTCGCCGAGGACGGTCTCGACCTCGTGATCTCCACCGTCGACGTGGAGCTGATCGCGCTCGCGGACCGCCGGGACGAGCTGGCCCCCGCGGTCCTCGCCGCGCCGCCCGCCGACACGCTGCACACCGCCCTCGACAAGCTCGCCCTCGCGGAGCGCTGCGCGCCGACCGGTCGTGTGCCGCGCACCGTGCTCGCCGGCCCGGATGCCGCGGAGGTCGCGTGGGAGTTCCCCGTGTTCGCCAAGCCCCGGCAGGGGGCGGGCAGCCGCGGCGTGCGCCTCGTCCCCGACGCGGAGGCGCTCGCCGCCCTCCCCACGGATGAGGGGCTGATCGTGCAGGACTTCCTCCCCGGCGAGGAGTACTCGGTCGATGTGATCGCCGACGCCTCCGGTGGCGTGGTCGCGGCGGTGCCGCGCACCCGTGCCCGGGTGGACTCCGGGGTCGCGATCGCCGGCCGCACCCTCCGCGACCCCGAGCTCGAGGAGACCGCCGCCGCCATCGCGCGGGCGATCGGCCTCGTCGGCGTCGCCAACGTGCAGCTCCGCCGCGATCGGGACGGGCGGGCCGTGCTGCTCGAGGTCAACCCGCGCTTCCCCGGGGCGCTCCCGCTGACGATCGCCGCCGGGGTCGACATCCCGTCGCTCGTCGCCGATCTCTTCCTCGGCCGGGAGATCCCGGTGCAGGTACCCTTCCGTGAGGTCGCCTCCGTGCGCTTCCTGGAGGACGTGATCGTCGAGGTCGACGACGTGCTCGTGTCGGCGCACGCCGGTCACCAGGAGGAGCTGTGA
- a CDS encoding response regulator: protein MAEVPPRILVVDDDHDVALLVKTVLERRAGCVVDLADDGRSALEKAAAVKPDVVVTDIEMPGLSGLELLAELRRLMPTVPVIVMTAHVSVEYAVSALRAQADEFLTKPLDNARLVESVTRLVEESRRRTAEAKTGEVVLAIGAHPDDVEIGVGGILAAHAAAGDRITILTLSRGARGGDADSRQHESLAAAEQVGARLFVKDLVDTEISGGGSTVRLIEEVVQEIQPTIVYTHSHHDRHQDHRAVNEATIVATRRVGTVACYQSPSATIDYRPTRFVRIDRFLDDKLRLLECFQSQAAANREYLAPEFVTATARYWSRFGGGVAVEPLEVVRETAEFIGAHELTRRES, encoded by the coding sequence ATGGCTGAGGTCCCCCCTCGCATCCTCGTCGTCGACGACGACCACGACGTCGCCCTGCTCGTGAAGACCGTCCTGGAACGGCGTGCGGGCTGCGTCGTCGATCTCGCGGACGACGGCCGGTCGGCGCTCGAGAAGGCCGCGGCGGTGAAACCCGACGTCGTCGTCACCGACATCGAGATGCCGGGACTCAGCGGCCTGGAGCTCCTCGCGGAGCTGCGCCGCCTCATGCCCACCGTGCCGGTCATCGTCATGACGGCGCACGTCTCGGTCGAGTACGCCGTCTCCGCGCTCCGGGCGCAGGCCGACGAGTTCCTCACCAAGCCGCTCGACAACGCCCGGCTCGTGGAGTCGGTCACCCGGCTCGTCGAGGAGTCCCGGCGCCGGACAGCGGAGGCGAAGACGGGTGAGGTCGTCCTCGCGATCGGAGCGCACCCGGACGACGTCGAGATCGGTGTCGGCGGCATCCTCGCAGCCCATGCGGCCGCCGGCGATCGCATCACCATCCTCACGCTCTCCCGCGGAGCGCGCGGCGGTGATGCGGACAGCCGCCAGCACGAGTCCCTCGCCGCCGCCGAGCAGGTGGGCGCCCGGCTGTTCGTGAAAGACCTCGTCGACACCGAGATCTCCGGTGGCGGGTCGACCGTCCGCCTCATCGAGGAGGTCGTGCAGGAGATCCAGCCGACCATCGTCTACACGCACTCGCACCATGACCGCCACCAGGATCACCGCGCGGTGAACGAGGCGACGATCGTCGCGACGCGCCGCGTCGGCACGGTCGCGTGCTACCAGAGCCCGTCCGCGACCATCGACTACCGGCCCACGCGCTTCGTCCGCATCGACCGCTTCCTCGACGACAAGCTGCGGCTGCTGGAGTGCTTCCAGTCCCAGGCCGCCGCGAACCGGGAGTACCTCGCGCCGGAGTTCGTCACGGCCACCGCCCGCTACTGGTCGCGGTTCGGCGGCGGCGTGGCCGTCGAGCCGCTGGAGGTCGTGCGCGAGACCGCCGAGTTCATCGGCGCCCATGAACTGACCCGACGGGAGAGCTGA
- a CDS encoding sensor histidine kinase, translating to MRATPLERAENRWYRVVDNPNPIVKQIPTLVAAAIAGVMTWAIPSLPFTDVALALAGLAIVLVATLHAGVLSALHIREGWIVLLVPMVDILGLGLFRAGTGGAASLFSSLVLLPVIWIAAAPGIRWVFAVGAFTSLALLIPYVIEPPTNAVAWLRGVVGPLVFAAVAAVVNELSRQQRLRVQQAEELVTERTKALSENVSMIVQLRQKEHEYRVLLDSFEGLWASITAQAVIGTDREGRVTAWNPGAVRLLGLSHDEALDDVRVDRFFSSSALTMLAEDTAAREGVARAPRVPGAPDERADVPEGLCELFAQADAGNTVDGDIEVKTAGGTTVPARVTVTPHKDPSGAQQGYLFVLTDETRAVEVARMKDEFVGMISHELRTPLSAIIGFLDLLQNDPGQPLTEDQQEFVGIIERNAKRLLNLVGDLLFTAQVESGRFPLERDEADVAALVRTAVASAGPHAQREGIELDLQVGDEPIPLLVDPGRLGQAVDNLLSNAIKFTPRGGRVTAAVRRLDGGVQVAIADTGVGIPQDEQRMLFTRFFRASTATRNAVPGVGLGLTITRAIVLAHGGSMDVTSEEGVGTEFRFFLPAAPKTEVLQTLSRAD from the coding sequence ATGAGGGCGACACCGCTGGAGCGCGCCGAGAACCGCTGGTATCGGGTCGTCGACAACCCGAATCCGATCGTCAAGCAGATCCCGACGCTCGTCGCCGCCGCGATCGCGGGCGTGATGACCTGGGCCATCCCCAGCCTGCCGTTCACCGATGTCGCCCTCGCTCTGGCCGGCCTCGCGATCGTCCTCGTCGCGACGCTCCACGCCGGAGTGCTCAGCGCGTTGCACATCCGGGAGGGCTGGATCGTGCTCCTGGTCCCGATGGTCGACATCCTGGGACTGGGGCTCTTCCGCGCGGGGACGGGAGGCGCGGCCTCGCTCTTCAGCTCGCTCGTGCTGCTCCCCGTGATCTGGATCGCGGCGGCGCCCGGCATCCGCTGGGTCTTCGCCGTCGGCGCGTTCACGTCGCTCGCGCTGCTGATCCCCTACGTCATCGAACCGCCGACGAACGCGGTCGCGTGGCTCCGCGGCGTCGTCGGCCCTCTCGTCTTCGCGGCCGTGGCCGCCGTGGTGAACGAGCTCTCCCGGCAGCAGCGCCTGCGGGTGCAGCAGGCGGAGGAGCTGGTCACGGAGCGGACCAAGGCGCTGTCCGAGAACGTCTCGATGATCGTGCAGCTGCGACAGAAGGAGCACGAGTACCGCGTGCTGCTCGACTCGTTCGAGGGCCTGTGGGCGTCGATCACGGCGCAGGCCGTGATCGGCACCGATCGCGAGGGGCGCGTCACGGCCTGGAACCCCGGGGCTGTCCGCCTGCTCGGGCTCTCTCACGACGAGGCTCTCGACGACGTACGTGTCGATCGCTTCTTCTCGTCGTCGGCGTTGACCATGCTGGCCGAGGACACCGCCGCACGCGAGGGGGTCGCGCGCGCACCGCGCGTGCCCGGTGCGCCCGACGAGCGCGCGGACGTGCCGGAGGGCCTCTGCGAGCTCTTCGCCCAGGCGGACGCGGGGAACACGGTCGACGGCGACATCGAGGTCAAGACCGCGGGCGGCACGACGGTACCCGCCCGGGTGACCGTGACGCCGCACAAGGATCCGTCCGGCGCGCAGCAGGGCTACCTGTTCGTGCTCACCGATGAGACGAGAGCCGTCGAGGTCGCGCGCATGAAGGACGAGTTCGTGGGGATGATCTCCCATGAGCTGCGGACGCCGCTGAGCGCGATCATCGGCTTCCTCGACCTGCTGCAGAACGATCCGGGTCAGCCGCTGACGGAGGACCAGCAGGAGTTCGTCGGCATCATCGAGCGCAACGCGAAACGCCTGCTGAACCTCGTCGGCGACCTGCTCTTCACGGCGCAGGTGGAGTCGGGGCGCTTCCCCCTGGAACGGGACGAGGCGGACGTCGCGGCGCTCGTGCGTACGGCCGTGGCCTCGGCGGGACCGCACGCGCAGCGCGAGGGGATCGAGCTGGACCTGCAGGTCGGGGACGAGCCGATCCCGCTGCTCGTCGATCCCGGACGCCTCGGGCAGGCCGTGGACAACCTCCTCTCGAACGCCATCAAGTTCACCCCGCGCGGGGGTCGGGTGACGGCCGCCGTGCGTCGCCTCGACGGCGGGGTGCAGGTGGCCATCGCCGACACCGGGGTCGGGATCCCGCAGGACGAGCAGCGCATGCTCTTCACCCGGTTCTTCCGGGCCTCGACGGCCACCCGCAACGCCGTGCCGGGGGTGGGGCTCGGGCTCACGATCACGCGGGCGATCGTGCTGGCCCACGGCGGGTCCATGGACGTGACCAGCGAGGAGGGGGTGGGCACCGAGTTCCGGTTCTTCCTCCCGGCGGCGCCCAAGACCGAGGTGCTGCAGACCCTCAGCCGCGCGGACTGA
- a CDS encoding glycosyltransferase family 2 protein has protein sequence MPELTWIETVVVVILLLCVLIGTLPVVNTGLQFLMLPLHAFRNHYGKAAPYHPNVAVVIPAWNEGLVIGPAIERLLQLEYPAERLRVFVVDDASTDDTPAIVQQKAATYPGRVVHLRREKGGEGKAHTLNHGLDVVLADPWTEAVLIMDADVIFARNSLRKLTRHLADEEVGAVTAYIAEGSRDRNYLTRFIAIEYVIGQLSARRTQNVGGAIACLAGGAQLHSRANLEAIGGRIPTGTLAEDTMTTFESQLHGRRMVFEPHAVVLAEEPRTIDSLWKQRLRWARGNVQLTSIYKKLWFRPSRDHNLGSIPFGLAWFTILLMPALLLLAATAMIVLLLLHSDVAEFVFRFMWIAAAAIYIFSMLYSVQLDPRIGRQSWREAIMFPGLGALILMALALFPWALDGLIGAAGQESTEQTRVLWLMAFALWGPVSMLGIWLARAVEPLPAGRFFAGLLLYVCGYGSLLCAITADSYLKEWRRADASWIKTEKIGRVDS, from the coding sequence ATGCCCGAACTGACCTGGATCGAGACGGTCGTCGTCGTCATCCTCCTCCTCTGCGTGCTGATCGGCACGCTGCCGGTCGTCAACACCGGTCTGCAGTTCCTCATGCTGCCGCTGCACGCCTTCCGCAATCACTACGGCAAGGCCGCCCCGTACCACCCGAACGTGGCCGTGGTCATCCCGGCATGGAACGAGGGCCTCGTCATCGGCCCCGCGATCGAGCGGCTGCTCCAGCTCGAGTACCCCGCCGAGCGCCTCCGTGTCTTCGTCGTCGACGACGCCTCCACGGACGACACCCCGGCCATCGTGCAGCAGAAGGCGGCGACCTATCCGGGGCGGGTCGTCCACCTGCGACGCGAGAAGGGCGGCGAAGGCAAGGCGCACACGCTGAATCACGGCCTCGACGTTGTGCTCGCCGACCCGTGGACCGAGGCGGTGCTCATCATGGACGCCGACGTGATCTTCGCGCGCAACTCCCTGCGCAAGCTCACCCGGCACCTCGCGGACGAGGAGGTCGGGGCCGTCACGGCCTACATCGCGGAGGGCAGCAGGGACCGCAACTACCTCACCCGGTTCATCGCGATCGAGTACGTCATCGGCCAGCTCTCGGCACGGCGCACGCAGAACGTCGGAGGAGCGATCGCCTGCCTCGCCGGGGGCGCCCAGCTGCATTCCCGCGCGAACCTCGAGGCGATCGGCGGACGCATCCCGACGGGCACGCTCGCCGAGGACACCATGACGACCTTCGAGAGTCAGCTCCACGGCCGCCGGATGGTGTTCGAGCCGCACGCCGTGGTGCTCGCCGAGGAGCCGCGGACGATCGACAGTCTCTGGAAGCAGCGGCTGCGCTGGGCGCGCGGCAACGTGCAGCTCACCTCGATCTACAAGAAGCTCTGGTTCCGTCCGAGTCGCGACCACAACCTGGGCAGCATCCCCTTCGGGCTGGCCTGGTTCACGATCCTGCTGATGCCGGCGCTCCTGCTCCTCGCCGCCACCGCGATGATCGTCCTCCTGCTCCTGCACAGCGACGTCGCGGAGTTCGTGTTCCGGTTCATGTGGATCGCCGCGGCGGCCATCTACATCTTCTCGATGCTCTACTCCGTCCAGCTCGATCCGCGCATCGGGCGGCAGTCCTGGCGCGAGGCGATCATGTTCCCGGGGCTCGGGGCGCTGATCCTCATGGCCCTGGCGCTGTTCCCCTGGGCCCTGGACGGCCTGATCGGCGCGGCGGGGCAGGAGTCGACGGAGCAGACGCGGGTGCTGTGGCTGATGGCGTTCGCCCTCTGGGGGCCGGTGTCGATGCTCGGCATCTGGCTCGCCCGGGCGGTCGAGCCGCTTCCGGCCGGACGCTTCTTCGCGGGCCTGCTGCTCTACGTCTGTGGGTACGGATCGCTGCTGTGCGCGATCACCGCCGACTCGTACCTCAAGGAGTGGCGTCGCGCGGACGCCTCCTGGATCAAGACCGAGAAGATCGGACGGGTCGACTCATGA
- a CDS encoding GuaB3 family IMP dehydrogenase-related protein: protein MEIELGRGKRARRAYTFDDIAVVPSRRTRNPEDVSTAWTIDAFGFEIPVLGAPMDSVVSPRTAIMLGQLGGLGVLDLEGLWTRYEDPEPLLAEIAGLAEDRATVRMQELYSEPIKPELITRRLAEIREAGVTVAGSLTPQRTQEFYDTVAAAGVDLFVIRGTTVSAEHVSSVAEPLNLKKFIYDLDVPVIVGGAATYTAALHLMRTGAAGVLVGFGGGAASTTRATLGIHAPMATAVSDVAAARRDYLDESGGRYVHVIADGGVGTSGDIVKALAMGADAVMLGVALARATDAPGQGFHWGPEAHHPKLPRGRRVEVGGIGTLEEILYGPAPVADGTANLIGALRKSMATTGYSDLKEFQRVEVVLAPYEA, encoded by the coding sequence ATGGAGATCGAGCTCGGCCGAGGAAAGCGCGCGCGTCGCGCGTACACGTTCGACGACATCGCGGTGGTGCCCTCGCGGCGCACGCGCAACCCGGAGGACGTGTCCACCGCGTGGACGATCGACGCCTTCGGCTTCGAGATCCCGGTGCTCGGTGCGCCGATGGACTCGGTCGTCAGCCCGCGCACCGCGATCATGCTCGGGCAGCTCGGCGGTCTGGGAGTGCTCGACCTGGAGGGGCTCTGGACCCGCTACGAGGACCCAGAGCCGCTGCTCGCCGAGATCGCGGGCCTCGCGGAGGACCGGGCGACCGTGCGCATGCAGGAGCTCTACTCCGAGCCCATCAAGCCCGAGCTCATCACCCGCCGCCTCGCCGAGATCCGGGAGGCGGGCGTCACCGTCGCCGGCTCCCTCACTCCGCAGCGCACGCAGGAGTTCTACGACACCGTCGCCGCGGCCGGGGTCGACCTGTTCGTCATCCGCGGCACGACCGTCTCCGCGGAGCACGTGTCGAGCGTGGCGGAGCCGCTGAACCTCAAGAAGTTCATCTACGACCTCGACGTTCCGGTGATCGTGGGCGGAGCGGCGACCTACACCGCGGCGCTCCACCTCATGCGCACCGGCGCGGCCGGCGTGCTCGTGGGCTTCGGCGGCGGTGCGGCGTCCACCACCCGTGCCACCCTCGGCATCCACGCCCCCATGGCGACCGCGGTGTCGGACGTGGCGGCCGCGCGTCGGGACTACCTCGACGAGTCCGGCGGGCGCTACGTGCACGTGATCGCCGACGGCGGCGTCGGCACCTCGGGCGACATCGTGAAGGCGCTCGCCATGGGCGCCGACGCGGTCATGCTCGGTGTCGCCCTGGCCCGTGCCACGGACGCCCCCGGCCAGGGGTTCCACTGGGGTCCCGAGGCGCACCACCCCAAGCTCCCGCGCGGACGACGCGTCGAGGTGGGCGGCATCGGCACGCTGGAGGAGATCCTCTACGGCCCCGCTCCGGTCGCCGACGGCACCGCGAACCTCATCGGCGCGCTGCGCAAGTCGATGGCCACCACCGGATACTCCGACCTCAAGGAGTTCCAGCGGGTGGAGGTCGTGCTGGCTCCGTACGAGGCCTGA